The genomic stretch tttgtataGATTATGCTCATCCTCTGAaagagacaagaacaagacatcaACAACATAGAAGAAACGGAAGGATGAACAGTGCTTACCACAGGGTTCTTCATAGTTTCAAAAGTGTGATGACATAAGTGCCGCCTCaaagattttgcaaaatcttgATTTcacgtttttcttctttttgacaGGCTGTAAAACAGGCTTGTTAGAGATGTCACTGTATTATCctaaatgtttgtagaaagGAACAGTACTAAATAGGCAAACAAATCTAGCAAATGATTTTAGTCCTTCTATTGGACAGATTATGCTAAGAAACAGCCCTCATAAAATCATTGAGAGCATGTAATATCTTAAaaaatacctgttgcagggaGATTATGTGCGACTTTGGGTACCTGAACTCTCTAAAGTGAAAAGAGGAAGTGTTCATGTTGTGTGGACATTGTCACCTGCTGCGTTGTCTAGTGCACAAGTCAGCATAGGAGAGTCTTATCCTGCACCTCTTGTCATGGCACCAGAGTGGAGGCATCATTATGGACGTCCAGTATGTTTataattcctttttattttgacttcgAGCTGCAACCTAATTTTAAtgacaaaacataaaaagcagaaaatggaatattttaaacaaagaatgaaggAGTAAACTAAAGAGGTAAAATAtgttgatttaatttttttgtaaatttgttttggctttttttttcttcaggctAGTGACAGTGTTGGAAAAAGAGGTCGAGGCAGAGGACCAGAACCATCTCCCAAGCAGCGAGGAATTAACTTTTATTTCCATAACTCCAGCCAACAGTAATCTTTGTTAAAGCATTTCTGGGGACTCTTTATAGCTTTTGTGCAGATGAAGGGTATATTCCCTGCTTTTGCATCCTGCCCCTGAGAGGAATACTTTTCAGCAAGACTGTCTCTCACAGAAGTGGTAGACATCATCTGTGTAAGATTTATTgccaaaagtttgtttttccaCTGGGCCTTATAATACTGATACAAAGGGTGCCACTTAATCCTTTGGATTGTGTAACATTACTGATGTGAGCATAGCACTAAAGTTGCATAATAACACCAATCCTGTATAGAACACTCTATAAgacaaaatgacatttaaataaaatgaacctCCTCATTTTGATTTGTTACCACATTGACTAGAGCACAACGTAACTGTGTTGAACATGGATCACTTTGCCTTTCTCTCTGTAAATCCAGGGTGCCTTTTCTTACATCTTTTCACTATGTCACTGTACCTGGTACAAGTAAATTTTGTCTAGTTCGTCGGcatcatctgtttttttaagaagtatCCTGGCCTCTTCCAGTTTATCACTCAGATCAACTGGTCTCAGCCATTTCATGACATCAATTCCTGTCTAGAAAAAAAGTGACAATCATTTTCTCAGTTACACATATACATTCTCCATTATTTCAGAATGTCAAGCTAAAAACCTCCCTCaatcttatttcttttataGATTCAGCCCCATAAATTTGTGGAGTGCCAAAAAATACAAGTTAGAATATGGGATACTGTGACAAAGCATGCATTTCATAAGCTTGCCCATAGGTCTAGGATATAGCACTATATAAGTGAACTTTACTATTGCTATTGCAGGCTGTGATGTAGTTTACTGCATATTTGGTACATCTCAAGTGGTTCTGTTTTCAAAACCAATACTTCCTTTGATACCTAATCTATAATAAGCAAATTCTTCAGTTAGACTGAAAAAACATGAGCTCTACAATTAAGATTTTAACTGGTCTCAGAAAATTTTACAGAGATGGTAACAGCTGAgagaatacaataaaataagtcTTTGTTGTCCTCTTCTGTCCACAACAgactgaaattttcttttgctgggAGCTCCTGTGAGCAATAATCCCATAGTAATACTACACCAAAGTTATGTCACACCTCACACACCCGTACAGTTACAACATCGATCATACATGCTCATAATTTAATACATACCTCCAAATGCTCTAAAGATTCTTCAATGCTAGGTACAGTAACCAGCAAAGTTCCAGGTTTTCTAAGAACAGTAAACAGCTGTTTCCAAACACTGCAAAACAGTTTGTAAATATCTCAGTATTGCACATGAAAACCTTATTTCCCATTTTTGAGACAGTTGGTTtagttaaataataaaaatcttgaGCAAGATTCCAGGATATTAAATCAGGAATGGTGTCACTTGTAATCTTTATGCAAAAGCATGCATGATAAACACTACTAATAAAAATAGATGATATAAATACTTCATAATATTCTTACTGTACTTGCTGCTCACTGGTGAGGAAAAATTCAAAGACATTATTCAGCACAAGAACATCACCTGAAATagtgaacatttgttttaataaatccACATGTGCACATTCAAGGACTAgaggtgaaatattttttttttgtctgatcGCTGGGTAACACTCAGTGCAAGATCTCCCCCACCCCAGATCTGGGTTATTTCCCCTTCTATTCGTGAAgcacacatctacaaacattaccatgcaTAGAAAACGGACAAAATTGTGATGTCATGACTTAATAATCAATCTTATATTCCACATGGTTTGAGCTAGAAACTACTCACCATAGGCAattcacacatatatgtatgaATAACAAGTAGGACACCATGggcaggaacctctacttttaACAGTCAGgcaagctggtcttctttggtcatgtgacaaCACCTTGTTGATGCCACGGTGGCCAGAGGAAAAACTAGCTTatgaatgtcaaagactggactggttgcCCAAAATAGGAAAGAGTGGTGTGCCCTGTCAGGTGCTGCGTCTATCCATGTGTTCCCCCAATGACAAGTGCTGGTAGAGGGATGACTGATGGACTGACTGTATGATGAATACACTGTATATGTTATCAGGTCTCTTATGAGCTGAAgactttaaaacataaatattccATGCATTATTCTGATGTCTGTagtgttgacctctttctattcatggtgatgtttgtaggcatagGTATCTCAAGAATGAAAGTTGGGGGCTGGGGTGGGTATTCTCCCagatttgaagaaatattttgcataccATTTAAACTTTATTATCCTCTAGGTTCAGATTTACTCAGGAACACGGTGAACAGATTATGGCTGCATTAACAATATCAGACACTGACCGAAAGATCATATATAGCAATATAATGAAACAAGatggcaaagaaacaaatcatgcTGGTTTAAGGGCTTTAATTTGAATTAGTGAAGACTATTTTagtcaagaaagaaataagaaggGATACCTTACCCAGCCAGATTTTAcaattttgaagtaaaaaatCAGAGCTTGGAACAACAGGCACTTTAACACAGTCTCATATGTGCAGCAAAATGCAAAATCCAAACAACACTAAGTCAAGCCAACTAACTTAGACAAGATTTGATAGGCAATGAGATTCCATTACAAGTCCATAAGATGATAATAGTCAGAAACCAGATAATTTAGCATACTTACAATTTTTTATCATATTCAGCTGATTTAAAACATCATCATGGACaatctgtttaaaaaagaaacaagttaaAATTGTATCAATAAAGTTCTCAGGAATCTATCATAGCTTTAGCTACTTAATTCTTCATGCTCATCCTCATTCAATCTGGCAGATATGGTCAGCTGGTCAAATCTCTAGATATCCATTTAGTCACGGCAGATTGTATTTACTCTCAACAATAACTCCCTTAGTGCccgtttttattatttttttttttttgcagttatatTTCCCTATGGGTTTGTAATTTTAACTATATTTTCAAGAAAGCATAATCTTGTCATACCTCTTCTCCATACACTCCATGGACTGACTGTTCAAGCCTGAGTTGATTCAAAGCTAGGTCATGACTACACTATACTACATCTTCAAAAAGTTCACACCACAAGGTTTGGCAAGCAATCTTTGTTAAACTGGACCCAAGCGATTGAACCCACTGCCATTCTCAGTTTGAATCATTGAGCATATTCCAAGTTTCAAAAGTCCTTGTTTCAGAAATACTTCTTGTAATAACCCCATTTTCACTGTAAATCCTGGtatctgtgcatgtgtatttttgaCCAGAGAAAGAGAGTACCAGTACTATACATCCTTCCCCTATCAGTTGTATTCCATATGAATGGCCTGGTAATGCAAAATCAGAAAGATTGGATACATGTTGAAATTCCGTGCTATACAAGCATCcttactattactattatttatcaGAATCTAATCTTTCCCAACAACAAtggttttcaaaaaaatttccaaaacaAAGACTGTCATGCCAACTGAATATTTATTGGTACTCTATAGAAAAAGAGTACAAAACAATAGGTTGTCACCTTTATTCTGTCCTGAAAGTTATATGAAGAGACAATGTGCTGCTGCAGATGACAGAAGGATATATCCATTTCCACTCCAATAATCTGACTGCAGGCACTGTAAAGGTAAGCCTGCACATACCCCAGCaacataaattatgtaaaatctCTTGACAATAGCTAACAGTGTAGGCTGCTGTCATCTGGGGTGGCTATCAAACTGAAGTGGGCATACTGATAAGACAAGTATTGTCCTCTACCTTACCTGAatagtaaggtgaccagacgtcccgctttaggcgggacagtcccgctttttaacctcgtgtcccgcctgctcatcgggcggaacgaccaatgtcccgctttctggctttctggtaaatccatcaaatgtcccagttgtctttaaaaatcacttttttcggcgttctttgacggtgacgacaccatcatcggcacgtgtcccgctttcgcccccgaaacgtctggtcaccttactgaATAGCTATCTGTATATTAATTCACTGAGCCTGGGCCATGCAAGCTTTGGTCTCTCCAAATGCAGTAGCAGTGAGAATAATATGTAGCATGGATCTGGTGCAGGGATGGGAAATGTCCAGCCCACGGGCCATATAAGGAACAGAAAATCATTTGATCTGGCCACAGGGGACGATAAGTTGCTATACAAGccaactgttattattattattaatgacaaTAATCTATATTGGAATTAGCTTAATAGTGGATTGAGCATAAGTTTAAAAAACGTGAATTTCAAACACTGTagatgttaataaataaaagaatgaagttTACTTTGAAGCCATACCCCATAAAGAATAGCACCAGTTCGTGAGCCAATGTCAACAAATTTTCTCCCCTGAAGAGATggaagaacatgaagaaaaatgtatttgatcTGTGTGATGGATGCCGAGTGGGTAAGAAGAGCTAGAACAAGTGAAAAAAGACCCACGCTTTGATTGGCAGATAAGCCTGATTACCCTTACAatcaaatgataaaaagaactaaaatatttatcaactaTCTAAATAAAGGAAAAGTCACACAAATGTCTTCAcgatccttttctctttttgctgcCTATGTTATGTAAAAAGTGACTCAGATGGttcacaaacatacaacactttaaaaacatttggaaaactcaaattataaatatatgttaaaatagattaataaacataaaatctcTTTGCATGTTGTGAACTTAAGAGTCAAAACACTGTGTGCTTGCTGACCCAATTTGCTTAATCCAAACACAATTTTAGACATGTGACACTATACATGCCttaataaatattgtaatatgAATAATGAGCCCCCCTCCCCTTACCCACCCAGCCactcccccctaaaaaaaaaaagaaaatcacagatAAGCTTTCGTTGTAATGTAcagtaaattaaatattaaaagaaaaataaaatgtaaattaatatatttctgTCACTGTATAAGCACACCACCATCAGTGTCACTCCTACAtcattcacattaaaaaaaactaaagacaattaaagtaaaattatcCAGCATAAATGATGCACTTATCCAAAACTAATCCACTGTACTCATTGCACACCACAATTGTCCATAATTTAGTGCAGTTTAATATAGGCTGCATTACAAATTCCAAgaaattatttgtctttttaaatcCACTTACTCAAAGGCTGAGTGTCATGGGAACCACACTGGGTGCAGACATTTCGGCTCATTTTTCCCTCTTCACACAGCCTTTCTACgaaatcatcatcatacaaGAATGCATCAACATGGACTGTTGTCTTAGGGTTGAGATTCTTGTACTGAAACAAGGTGAGGATAACAATCAATTCCTTTATCCATAGTTTTCTTTACACTTTAATCGTATGGGTTATAAAGATTACAATCACTCTTCTGCCACTGGTGATCCATCAAAACAACTCGATCATGGTGCAGACTTATATAAATTCAATTAACTTACATTaacaagacacaaaaatatgaaatttgcTAAGACAGCTTCATTCTAtgatcaaaataattattacccTTTCATCCATTTAATGTTCTTTACACTACATAGTCACGTGAGATGTGCCCCCTACCCCAATCTTATTTCATATACTTCTATCATCCAATGGCGACTAAACCAGTTATTTACCTGTGGAATGTGGATGGTTTCTGTATCCGACATGGCTGTTAGTGGTAATTTTCCCCTTATATCCTCCCTTATGCTGTCAAGTATTTTATCCTGTCTGCTCCATTCCTTTTCCATCATCAGTTGTTCATCTGGTTATGAAGAATCCTACATTAAAATATGCTTTAGGTAAGGTTGTCACAGGTGCTTCAGCTAAGCAAGGTTTTATGGGGTTGCTAAAATATCTGAGGGCAAACAAAATCCACAAGCACCCTtacacagagaaaaatgacaaaaatccTCTTGTAACCCAGTCTTGACCGGAATATCAAAAAGTCATTAAATTGTTGCCAGTTGCTGCaaccaaacattttttaccCGAGGATGCAAGGACCAGcacattgtcatcatcattagtcCCTTAAATTTTCACAATTATTAACAGCCTGTCAACCAGATCTGGCCATCTAAGTGTACTGCCATTCTCCGTGAATTTTACAACTTCATTGGGGATAATATATCTTTGTAAGAGATATAATGAATCTTCCTGTAGCATATCATATAGGAGATGATCTTTAGTTCATATAGTTCATAAAGGCCTCCAAGTGATATTCCAAGTACCTGCCTTGCAAAAATAATGGGAGAAATACATTATTGTGTTCAGTAattggtgtatttttttaacaggaaagAAGTGAATCTGCCGAGTAAAAATGAATACTTGTGATACATTCTTAAAACCCACAGCACGTACAGACCCACACACTTTTGTGGAGTACCTTCAATTCGGTCTTCAAGCCATGCAATAAACTGCCGGGTTGCCCCTGGTCGCACACTGTGCAGCAACAGTTCAAATGCTTCCTTAGCTTGATTGAGGTCCATGGTGAATAATGATCAATCACTGATCAGGTTATCAAACAAAGGATGCTCCAAGTTTTGGTGTGTACACAcgtgtatataaataattaaacctACCTTTCCACTAAGAAAgcatgtaaaagaaatgattctTAATTATGATGTGAACGACCTTAATGTTTTAATCTGAAGGTGTAGAAACAAAACATGCACAGAAGTAAACCCCAATTAATACTCTATTCCGTCACAGGCTCCGGGGTCAAATCGAACACTGCCAAGACCTGATCAAATCGACCACTGATTTAAAGATGATCAGCTCATGATTTGAAGACCGACAGATAGTTATCTGTAGTCACTTCAACGACTGCCTACCAAATCACACGTTTATCGAGTATAGTGTGTAAACAGTTTGAGAAACCATTGTCTTCGAGATGAATTTGTCACGTGATTAAGCTCAGCCACTGTACCAAACATAATAAATGTTGTACGTGTGAATGTCAGGCAATCAAAGACATGCTCTAGTTCATACATTTATGAAAAGCAGGGCATTAAAATAGAAACGATTGATCTGGCGATGTGCAGAAACATTTACTCCTGCGCTatatagttttttgttgttgttttattatttatttcctcGCATGTGTGACTAAGTGCAGACCtgtaaaagtttacatttacaCCCCCATCAACGCGAGAGCtcattctcttgttttcaacaataatgataatactCCGTGTGTGTGATCGAGGTTCTTCTTTAGGATCAAAACCGGGTTCAAAACtctttacacacaaacatgaattaAAGGCGCATGatagaagtatatatatacttgtttaGGATAATCGACAgactcacacacgcacgtacgcagATCGATCGAGAGTGAGAGAGTATCCGgactttataaaaaaagaagcaaatataGTGAAGGGGTGATGGTGTCATTGACAATAAGAAATATACTGCGACAAATACTATTTAATTCTCTGAGGTCTAAGATACATGACAGTGTGATAAGCAACACTTTTAGTCAAGTTGTAGATCGAGCTATCGATCGACCCTTCAAGTCTTGGATCGCCACGTACCGCTTTTCAACATATACCGACTTCGGATGATCTCTGGCATGATATGCCTCTGACTTCTTAATTTGCCTGCTTATCCccgcttttttaaaatcatatatAGATATCAACAGATGCCGTAGTAACCACGACGGACAATATTTCGTGAAATTCTCCAGTGAAACTACAGTGCTTACTCTTTTCTGCGGGTCATTGTGCACCCTGGGTGATGACAGTCTTAAAGATTTGCGATTACAAATATCAGCAAGAGCAAAGATAATGCTTAAAATTTCCACCAAAGGTCATAAATGTTATCCACTATGAGGACGTAGACATTGTCGACACTTCGGAGGGTATAGCAACTCGATCTGAGGCTATCGaagtttttctgtcttccacAGATTTCTTCGGGCTACTTTTCCCTTGTTCTTGCATGCAGGGCCAATAGGAGGACGCTCTTCTTCGTTCATTCTTCTAAATGCTAGTTTGTGAATGAACTGTGATTGTGCGGGTGTCAGGTAAGTGTGACGGTACAGGTATGAATGTGTGATATGGTGTGACTGGTCGTTGAATATGATGTTGTGCTGTGCGGTTCTTGACTGTTAGTTACAACTGTTTCCTTATAAAGCTGCTTACTAAGTGATCTCTGAGATAAATGATCTAAGCTGCTTTGTagattgcaaaaacaaacagtgcttagcttaatatatatatagctaggCTCCTAAGGCCTCTTCTGCTAATTACATCGACAGTCAACATCGCACAGCGACGGACTTTCACGATGTCACGTGCCGACTGTCCAAAAATAATCCATACAGAAAAGCGTTTAATATGTAGAAAACTGTTTATGGGCTAACtattcaaaaacacaaaaacacaaaagagaacaaaaaccCACGAAAGAGCAGACGACGATTCAAGAGCTCTCGTATTTAAGAAGGTACAAAAGTTGATCATTACAGGTCTGTGTTCAGCGACATGGGTCTTCCTCCTTATCATAAGTCTGACATTTGAACCCGATGTTCACAATCGCAGTCAACTggtaccaccaccatcaccacaaccatagcaacaacaattaaaataaaaaaagattaagtacaaacaatagtaataaaagagaaatCCGTCTACAAGAACGATCTTGGGATCTCGATCTGTTTATTGCTTTGCCCGTTTTGTGTACGGAGAGGGGAAACTTCATCGATCGGATCAAAGGTACCCGAGTAATCACACACGAGACTCATTTGGTCGGTTTTAAACCCAGCGCTGTTGTGATGACACTCACAGGTGCGTCCAATCACGAAGCTGTATTTATACGTCCGTGTTCCGCAATGAATAATCGGTAGTGATCGATAAATTCATCCTCagcactttttttatttgctgaaacAAAGCATCGTTTGTTCGGCAATGGCTGACTCGGTAGCTTTTGTCTTCGGTCGTCAATCAAGCTGTCCCTACTTAGTTGTGGTGGAGTCGTCCTTTGAGCGTGGCTGACTTTTGCTCCTGGTAGCGGTTGAGCTATATTTTAGATTTGTGTCGACGGCCACGTTGTCCGGTGACCTTTTCAACTCCTTTGCTCCTTTGACCTCGCAGATAGCCTCTCACGAAGAATAGTGAAACAAGCAGTATTATCTGTGAACCGAGGTTGAGGGCCTTTTATCTTGGTGGAGATATATAAAGGTTTTGACCGAGGCTGCTGTCTCTCTTCCTGCTACTCAAAGCTTCGGTAACGGCCAAAATGATGCTGTCGGCTGTGACAACAGTGGGCTTGCTGGAAACTCGTGCTGCACTTGCAAGGAATTTGAAATCAACTTGCACAGCATGTGCGCAGGTTTCCAAGACAACACAAGAAATGCGGTTGACCTGGGGACGCCAGGCTTCGGCCCTATATTCAGTGTCGGCAACATCGCGAGTTGCAGGTTGGTACACGAGTGCAGGACACGTCTACAgtagccaccaccaccataaatGCTGCTCCGTTATATGATCAGttcaatattgttttttaatattaatatttgcaTGGCTGTTGTTGCTAGTTTGTAGTTAGTAAACTGATCATCAACATCTGTTGTTAATTAGCGTGCTTTGAATTGAGTTTGCTGGATTGTTCAAGTGTACGAATCTCTATTGTCCCAGAAATAATGTACGCCCCATACACGCGCTACACGAAcattgtttgaaagaaaatatgtaatGTGTGTGTCATGACAGCCCTTTGAATCAGCCAGATATGAAATATGTCTGCTAGTACTCACATTGCAATCAGGTATTTTTGATGTcatcctgcattttttttatttacactaGAAGAGATGAGTACTTTTGGCagaatttcaaaaatgtttgactgGCAAATGGGAATATGCAAACTTTTTTAACCTTGgcttaaacaattttaacatATTGCACACTTATGTTATTCAATGTGATCACTACTGCAACATCAGGTACAGACTAAAAGTCTCAACCTCATGGCATTCAATTAAATGCCAGAAGCAGATTTTTAATGTCCACtattttttcagacaaaaagcTGTTTACCCCAGGCCCACTACAGGTGTCATTGACAGTAAAAGAGGCCATGTTAAGAGATCTGGGTTCAAGAGACACAGAGTTCGTCAATACAGTCAAATCTATTCGTTCTCATCTCCTCCAGATTGCAGGTTGGATATAGTGAATATTTCACATCAAATTAATATCAAgtagaaatgtgtttatatgcttgtgtacttgtgtgttcATTTGTCTGAAGCAACTTAGTTGCTGCCAGCTGCACTATTTACACTGGTTGAGAGCATATTGTATAGCATTTAGctgaagttatttttttagtaGGGTGGGGTAAGGTGCAGATGGTTATGGTTGATTTTTTCAATTTAGTGGCTGTCGTTAGTGGCCAGCATTAGTATTTTCACACTTACAGTACTCATTTGCctctgttcattttctttgtgcaCGCTTGACTGACTTACTACTGTTTGGTTTAACTTTTAGGTTTGGGCTTTGAgaattttaaatccagtttaaATCTTACCTCAATAATATGTACACAGGTGTCACAGAAAAGACCTTCACATGTGTACCAATTCAAGGGAGTGGAACTTTTGCAGTCGAAGCTGTGCTTCAGACAAGTGTTCCTCGAAAAAGCAGCAAAGTAAGTTAataagaattaataataatgaacatttttataacacttctccaatgatttgctcagtgCTTTACAAAAGTGATGGACAGACATAAAACAGACACATTCACtgctacaacacacacacatctattcaTACATAAGGTAAATACATGTTATCCagtcatggtcaggacagggctGTAATGGAGtctctgttctgaaaaaaagcttcttgttctaaaggtggtaagagaatcagagtgacggttaatctgttccaagttgatggggctagGTAGGAGAACAGTTCTGgccatacatctttgtcttagcTAGTGAGATACAAAGAAGCTTGGTATCAGAAGAGGAGCAAagaagttgtgtgtgtgtctagatGGGAGAAAGTTTGGAGAGGTACCAAGGACCAGTCccagaaacagagaaataagtcagagtggaaagtttgtagagTGTACAATTGGCGACTGCCAGCCagttataatatttattatattaaaagtTATTATAAGATTTGTTTAATCTGAGGAAGGGAAATCTTCTGTTTTTCAAATACAAATTCTATTTATTATCTTACATAAAAGGGTAGAAATAAAGCCTAGTGCAGGATTGTGCATACGCATAtgtaggtgtgggtgtgtgcatgtgcctGTGTATGAATGCTTGACTCAAATTAAGTAATTCAAAGGATATTTGAATATAAAATCATTGTTGAAAGAATTTTCAGGATAAATCAGTTCTGGGACAAATAATGTGCACTAGACAATATTTCTATAAGTTCTTTTCCAAATATGGCTTTTCATCATTAGACATTTTGGAGGTTCTAAATAATTATAACTTTATGATagtgtttcttatttttcaatattattgttgtttgtgtttgtcaaaCGCTTAAGTGCAGATAGACATACTGAATTTTTctcatgaaattattttgttaaaggtTCTCATTCTGCAAAATGGAGCATATGGTAAGAGAATGGGTAAAATCTGTGATGTAGCTTCCATTCCATATCATATGGAAGACTTTCCAGAAAATTCTATTGTGGAACCAAGTCGAGTGTCTGaaattctgaaagaaaataGCAGCTTCACTCATGTCAGCATCGTCCATTGTGAGACGAGTTCTGGGGTCTTCAACCCTGTAGAAGAAGTGGGAAAAATTGTTAAGACTCTTGCACCAGGTAAGTGTCACCTTATCATTAGTGAGCTGCACTTTGGGAGTTTATTGCATTATTCTAAAAACCTTTAACTGTGGACAGTGACACAAGATGAACAGCTAGGTGCTGGTAAACTGGTCATTTTGTGAATGGTCAAGGGGAGGCAACCTGCaccagaaatattttacatgcacATATATTACTGATGTAACCCTTTTCCGGATTAAGCCTGTACTGTTCTCCTCCATTTCTTACAGCACTCTATTGGAATACCATATTTGGACTCTGGTGTCTTATCAGTACAGTGATTATTCTTCCTGTCTgttggtttattatttttcttttgggcATACTACTTTGTTAAACTtctttttatagttttgaactattattttcttgtcttacATGATTTTTTGATTGTCTGTTGTGAAAGCAGTTTACTTGAAGCATGCgctttataaaatacattattattattactactactactacacagCTATACAATTGTGCAAAATAATGTTGTAAAGAACAATTATTAGTCATATATTAGAGGTGAAGTAACCCTGTCATAGATGACATCCGAAAGGCGAAAGAGATGACtcattttgttactttttcccCAGATATGCAGGATGTACATGGTTGCCCAGGCTCACTTATTTCTTGCTTTCCACCTTGACATGTGCAGGCACTGTCTACTTTGTAGATGCTATGAGCAGTTTTGGTGCAGTTCCACTAGATGTAGAGGCCAGTCAAATAGATTTTCTTGTCAGTTCTGCAAATAAATGTCTGCAAGGTGTACCTGGATTCTCCTATGCCATAGCACGCAAAAGTGCCCTGGAGAAATGCAAAGGtacag from Pomacea canaliculata isolate SZHN2017 linkage group LG8, ASM307304v1, whole genome shotgun sequence encodes the following:
- the LOC112570876 gene encoding uncharacterized protein LOC112570876 encodes the protein MMLSAVTTVGLLETRAALARNLKSTCTACAQVSKTTQEMRLTWGRQASALYSVSATSRVADKKLFTPGPLQVSLTVKEAMLRDLGSRDTEFVNTVKSIRSHLLQIAGVTEKTFTCVPIQGSGTFAVEAVLQTSVPRKSSKVLILQNGAYGKRMGKICDVASIPYHMEDFPENSIVEPSRVSEILKENSSFTHVSIVHCETSSGVFNPVEEVGKIVKTLAPGTVYFVDAMSSFGAVPLDVEASQIDFLVSSANKCLQGVPGFSYAIARKSALEKCKGNARSYTLDLYDQNEGLDKSGQFRFTPATHAMLAFQQALSEFEEEGGVAGRARRYKENQRIIAEGMRRLGFKELLEPSVQGYIITSYYYPSDPNFNFTEFYNRLNDKDQVIYPGKTLDTDCFRIGNIGHLFPEDMRRLIQCIEEVCHDMKMRIPVRN
- the LOC112570870 gene encoding uncharacterized protein LOC112570870 — translated: MDLNQAKEAFELLLHSVRPGATRQFIAWLEDRIEDEQLMMEKEWSRQDKILDSIREDIRGKLPLTAMSDTETIHIPQYKNLNPKTTVHVDAFLYDDDFVERLCEEGKMSRNVCTQCGSHDTQPLTLLTHSASITQIKYIFLHVLPSLQGRKFVDIGSRTGAILYGAYLYSACSQIIGVEMDISFCHLQQHIVSSYNFQDRIKIVHDDVLNQLNMIKNCDVLVLNNVFEFFLTSEQQVHVWKQLFTVLRKPGTLLVTVPSIEESLEHLETGIDVMKWLRPVDLSDKLEEARILLKKTDDADELDKIYLYQVAARSQNKKEL